TCAAAAAAAATAGCTCCAATAATTCATCCTATATCATAATTTAACTGTTCAAAAGCCCTAGGGCTTTTCTTTTTAAATTTATAACGAACTTACGTTTGCTAAATCATTTAGAAAGGAAGATTATAATCAATGAGTATAGATAAGAGAGCTCCTGGAGTATTTAGATTTAGAAAAATGCATAAAGGTAAAGCTTATACAGATACATTTTATGGAAGCGAAAAAGAAGCTAAAAAAGCACACGAAGAATTTATTTACGGAGTTAGAAGAGGTGATTATGACAAACCTAGAGATTTAACATTTCAAGAGCTAACTGATATAGTATGGGAAAATCATATAAATAAAAATTTAGAACCTAATACTGTAATAACATACAGAAACTGTCTAGATAAATTACTCCCAGTTTTCGGCAAAAAAGAAGCTATCAAAATAGAACCTATAACTATAGAGAAGTATTTAAATAAACTCTCTAAAACATACGAACCAGACTCAATCAAATTGTTTTTAGCAGTATTTATGCTTATCTACAACAAAGGTGTGCTATGGAGGCTTATTCCTAACAACCCATTTAGCGGAACAATAAGTAAACCTAAAAATAATAAAATGAAAAGAAAAAACAATATGGACGAAATATTATCTATAGAACAGATATCCACTCTGATTAATGCATATAAAGAAAAAAATGTTTATCAAAGAGCTGGAATATATTTAGCATTAGGATGTGGACTTAGAAAATCTGAGATTAGAGGATTAAAAACAACTGACATAGATTTTGAAACTAACACTATAAAAATAGAAAGACAAATAAACTCGATTTCAAAAGACAATTACAAGATAGAAGGAGAGAAAGGCCCAAAGGATGATTCATATAGAACCATAATAGCACCAGAGTTCGTTATTCAGCCACTTAGAGAAATCATATTTGCTAGAAAAATTATATCAAAGGACGGATATATATTCTTTAACCCCGATACACAAAGGCCAGTGTCAAAAAACTTCTTTAACTATACATTGAAAATTGTAATAGAAAAAAACAATTTGCCTAATATAAGCTTTCATGATTTAAGACATTTAAATGCATCCTTGCTAGTAAATGATGGTACTGATATCCATTCAGTAGCCAAAAGACTTGGCCATAAAAGTGTATCAACAACCATTAACACATACCTGCATGGAATAAATGAAAAAGATAAAAATATAGCCGATAATTTTGACAAAAGATTTAAAGAAATTGAACAAAAAAACATAAAATCTAAATAAATTTGTCCTGTATTTGTCCATAAAAAATTATTTAAATTATTCAAAGCCTAAAATCGTTGAATTTACTATATATTGCCTAGTGGCAATTTTATTTTTCCATTAGTGTATATTATATAAAGGAAATAGAAAAAAATAAATGAAAATCGAATAAAATATTAAAAATATTTTATAATTTGACATCTTATTAACATGATAATTATTATCTTGCCTAATTATATAGCTGAATTGGACATTATCTGAAATATTGAATATAATCTTTCTATCACAACAAAATTTTAAATTAAGAAGGTGAGTTTTATGGCTTTAGATGGCTTAACTATATATGGCATCATTTGCGAGTTAAACACTACTCTAAAAGGTGGAAAAATTGACAAGATTACTCAGCCAGAAAAGGATGAGGTTCTTCTTGCAATAAGAAATGAAGGAAAAACTTACAAGCTGCTAATAAGTGCAAGTAGCTCGAATCCGAGGATTTATCTTACTGAAAGTTATAAAAAAGAAAATCCCTTAAAAGCTCCTATGTTTTTGATGATTCTTAGAAAATATCTTCAAGGTGGAAGAATAATTTCTATATCACAAGAAGGGCTTGAAAGAGTAATCAATATTGATATTGAGGCTCTAGATGATTTGAAAACTCCTAAGCTTAGAACTTTATCAATAGAAATAATGGGAAGACATAGCAATATTATCTTAGTGGATAAGGAATCAAACAAAATTCTCGATTCTATAAAAAGAATTCCTATAACTGTTAGCTCAGTAAGAGAGGTTCTTCCAGGCAAGGAATATAAGTTTGCTCCTTCTCAAAACAAAATCAATCCCCTTTCTAACCTTAGCTTAAGTGAATTCAAATCTAAGCTCACTGAAAAGGATAGTCCTTTGTACAAAGCCATATATAACAGCTATGACGGAATCAGTCCTTTAATTGCTAAAGAAATTTGCTACAGGTCATCGATAGATTTAGATTTATCTACAAATTTAATTTCTGATATATCTCTTGAGAGAATTTTTAATTCCTTTGAAAGGATAATAAATCAAATTAAAAATGAAATTTTTCATCCCTGCATAGTAATCGATAAGCGCTTAGATAAATATATCGATTTCAGCCTGATAAAGCTGACCATGTATGAATTTTTGAGTATAGAAAATTATGAATCAATAAGTCTTGCAACAGAGACATTTTATAGCTCAAAAGATAGAAATGAGCGATTAAGCCAGAAATCTATGAGCATGAGAAAGCTCCTTCAAACTAAGATAGAAAGATTGGAAAACAAGCTAGGAAAACAGCTTCAAGAAATGAATGATACAGATAAAATGGAAGAATACAAAAAACAAGCGGATTTGCTAACAGCAAATATCTATATGCTCCAAAAAGGAATGGATGAGATTACGGTTTCAGATTACTATAATCAAGAAGACAGCTCTGCTGAAATCACCATAAAATTGGATGTAAACAAAACTCCTAGCGAAAATATTCAATCCTTATACAAAAAATATAATAAGCTAAAAACAAGAAAATCAGAGCTATCCTCTCAGATTTCTTCTGCAAAAGAAGAGCTTATGTATCTACAAAACGTAATGCTTTCAATCGAAAGCTCTGAATCTCTAAATGAACTCGAAGAAATTAGAACGGAGCTTTATAGTGAAGGCTATTTGAAATTAAAAACTTCATCCAAAAAAGTAAAAGCCATAGAAGCATCAGCCCCTATGCAGTTTATATCCTCAGATAATATTACAATACTAGTTGGAAAAAATAATAAGCAAAACGACGAGCTTACTACAAAGCTTTCATCTCCTGATGACATATGGCTCCATACTAAAGATATCCCTGGCTCACATGTTATTATAAAAGCTACATTAGATATAGTAACAAACCAAACTCTTGAGGAGGCTGCCGAGCTTGCAGCTTATTTTAGCAAGGCAAGAATGTCATCAAAGGTAGCCGTAGATTATACTGCTAGAAAAAATGTTAAAAAACCATCTGGTGCAAAGCCAGGAATGGTAATCTATGATAATCAAACTACAGTTTTTGTAAATCCTGATGAAGAAAAGGTAGTAAAACTTAGAGCTTAAATTTTATTCCTTGGTACCCATGGACAATTAAAAATTGCTTCATGGGTACTTAATTTATCTTCAGAAGATTTTTGATGTGAAATACATCCTTATTAGGGTATACACATAGAAAAAGATGGAATTAAAAAGATAAAGCAGAGGTGTTTGAATTGGATAAAAACGAAAGTATTTCACTAAACCTTATAACTAAGCATAGTTTGAAAAACTTGATTTTAGAGCTACCAAAAAGATTTGCAAGAGACAATATAAGTCAAACTGGCGGTCAGCTTGCTTATTTCTTTTTGCTTTCGGTTTTTCCTTTTTTAATATTTCTCAATGCTCTTTTGGGTTTTTTAAATATATCTGTAGAGTCTATAATCCGTGAAATAAGTGCAATAGCACCTGAAGAAATAGTGGTGCTCTTAAGAGGCTATCTAGAATCAGTAGTTGAGACTAGAAACACCTCTTTACTTTCTATTGGTCTTTTAGCTTCACTTTTTTCAGCCTCAAAGGCTGTAGACTCTCTGATTATAGCCTTAAATACAGCTTATGGTGTAGAGAATAAAAGAAATTTTATAACAAAAAAAGCAGTCTCAATTTTTTTTACACTTATTTTAGGGTTTGCAATTGTGATTTCACTTTTGCTTCCTGCTTTAGGCAAAAATGTTGCATTTTTAATAGCTGATTTTTTTAGAATATCTAATATTATAGTTTTTGTTTGGGTTTATATTAGATGGGTCATTGTATTTTTTATATTATTTATTACAATAGCTCTTTTATATCATATAGTTCCTTATGTAAATCAGCCTTTTAAAAATTCTCTACCAGGCACATTTTTTGCTGTTACAAGCTGGTTATTAGTTTCCTATGGCTTTGGTATTTATGTAAACAACTTTGCTAATTATAGCGCTGTATATGGCTCTATAGGGGCAGTAATCGCCCTTATGTTCTGGTTATATCTAACTGGAATAATATTAGTGCTAGGTGGAGAAATAAACGATATTCTATACAGATATTATGAAACAAGTAATTCTAAGAATGATGAAGTTAAAATAGCTCCAAAAACCGATGAAGCTATTTTAGATGATAAGTTTAATGAATTAAAAGAAACTCTAATAGATTCTAACTAAACTTCTATATTATACCCATAAAATACTCCACTACCAATGCTACTATGACTACAAGTGCAGAAATTATAAAGCCGTGTACCATAGGAGCTATTCCCGATTTTTTCATTTCAGTTACATCAGTATTTAATCCTATGGCTGCAAGTGCTGCTACCATTAAAAATTTGCTTATGTCTTTTGCTAATAGTCCAAACTCGTTAGGAATAACACCAGTTGAATTTACCATAGTAAGAGCTACGAAGCCTAATATAAACCAAGGAAAAATAGAGGAAATTTTTACTTTTTTGCGGCTATACGCACTATTTTGCTTTTCTCCAGCTTCGCTTTGCTTGATTTTAGCACTTACAACTGAAAAAATGAGAACTACAGGAACAATAGAAAGAGTCCTTGTAAGTTTAACCATAGTTGCAAAATCTCCAGCTGCTTCACTAAATGCAAACCCAGCTGCAACAACACTAGAGGTATCATTTACAGCAGTCCCTGCCCATAATCCATATGCCATATCACTAAGTCCCAAGGCTCTTCCCATAACAGGAAATAGCAGTATCATAGCCATGTCAAATAAAAATGTTGCTGAAATTGCATAAGCTATATCGTTGTCATCCGCTTCTATTACTGGAGCAATAGCTGCTATTGCTGACCCTCCACATATTCCAGTTCCAGCAGAAATAAGATTAGATAGCTTCCAATTAAGCTTTAAAAGCTTTCCAATAATATATCCTCCTCCAAAGCAAGTCAAAAGTGTAAATATCATAACAGTAAGTGATAATTTTCCTATTGTAAGTACTGTTTTAATGCTAAGCGATGCTCCTAAAAGTACAATTGCAAATTTTAATATTTTTTTAGATGTAAATTTTAGCCCTGGCTTTAATTTATCTGACTTATAGTAGTGATTTATAAGCATCCCAATAAATAAAGCTATGACAGAGGCTCCTATCAAATGAATAGGAAGCATATTTTCTAAAAATCTAGCTACTATTGCAATAACAACTGCTAAAGCCAATCCTGGTAATAAGTCCAATATTTTTTTGCTCATCTTGAGGTCACTCCATTTCTATAATCTATTATTGCCTTAATAAGTATTGTATTCTATGAATTGATATTATCATTGTTTTATGATAAATTCTAATTATTATATTTTATTAATCAATAATTTTTTATTATGAGGTGGTTTTGTGTTAGATAGCAGAATATATACGTTTTTAAAGCTTTGCGATGTTATGAATTATAGGATTACTGCCGAGGAGCTTAATATGACTCAGCCTGCTGTTACTCAACATATTAAGTTTTTAGAAAACTATTACGGATGTAATTTTTTTAAATACAGCTCAAGAAAATTATCCAAAACTCCTGAGGGAGTATTATTTGAAGCTTATTTAAGATCTGCTGACTATAACCAAGCTACTATAAAAAACCAGCTTTCTAAGAAAATCAAGCAAGCTATACGCATAGGCGCTACAAAAACAATTGGAGATTATGTAATAACAGATAATATTATAGCTCTATTAAATAGCAAAGATATTGATTTATCTCTTTATGTTGATAATACTAGCAATTTGCTTGATGCTTTAAATCACAAAAAAATTTCATTGGCTTTAATAGAAGGATTTTTTGATAAAGCACACTACGAATATAAACTGCTACGAGAAGAAGCCTTTATAGGCATCTGTGCTAAAAATCATCCCTTTGCAGGTAAAGAAGTCCCCATCGAATCATTATTTGATGAAAATCTTATAATTAGAGAAGAAGGTTCAGGTACTAGAGCAATTCTAGAGCAAATCCTAATAAATAATAATCATTCTCTTGATTCATTTAAAACTACTACTTGTATCAGCAGCTTTGAGGTTATAAAAAAGCTCGTTATTTACGAGGCTGGAATTTCATTTGTTTATAATGCTGTTGCAAAAAGTGATTCTAAGCTTATGACCTTCAAAATAAAAAATAACCACATCACTAGAGAGTTTAACTTTGTATATCTTAAAAATACTGATGCCAATAAATACATCTCATATTTTGAATGATAATAAGAGCCATTTACACACAATCTTTATTCCAAAAACTAATAAAATACCTCCTTATTAGAAAGTGTAATCTAGTTAGACTCTCTAGTTTGGAGGTATTTTACAGTTGATTATTTCTACTATTAAAATTTATTTAATATAGCTTTTTAGTTTTGTTTATAGCTCTAAATGATTAATTATTTTGCTACGCTATATATTATTTTATTAAGGATTACTCCCACTAAAGCCGCTAAGCTAAGTCCAGCTATACTAACTTGCTCTGTAACAGGGATTGCAATATTGATTCCAACATTTCCACCTAGTCCAATTATTAATACAGCAGCCATAATTATTACATTTTTTATATCCATTTTAATTTTGCTATCTCTTATAGTTCTAACTCCAATAAGCGAAATCATGCTAAATAACATAAGTGAGATGCCACCCATTACTGCTTGAGGTATACTTTGTAGGAACCCACCTACTTTTCCTATTGTTCCAAGTAATATTGCTATAACAGCAGTTATTCTAAGGATTGATGGGTCGTAGTTTTTGGTAATAGCTAGTACTCCAGTGTTTTCTCCGTAAGTAGTGTTTGCAGGTCCTCCTAATAGTCCAGCAACCATTGTAGCTAATCCATCACCTATTAAGGTTCTATTAAGCCCTGGGTCTTCCATAAAGTTTTTCCCAACAACAGTTCCATTAGTTGTAATATCACCTATATGCTCCATAAATACAGCTAATACAACTGGTGCGATTATCGAAATAGCACCTATATCAAATTTAGGAGTTGTAAATGCTGGCATTTGAAACCATCCTGCACTTGTAATTGGAGTCATATCAACTACTCCCATTTTTAGCGACAATACATAGCCTACAATAACAGCTGTTATTATAGCTAACTGCTTGAAGAAGCCTTTACCGAAAAATGTTATAAGTAAAGCTGTAGCAAGTGTAACTCCTGCTAACATAAAATTATTTGAGGCCATTGAAAATGCTACAGGTACTAAATTTAGTCCTATAACAACTATCATAGGGCCTATAACTTGAGATGGGAAAAAGCTTTTTACTCTCTCTACTCCTATGGCAGCTACAATAAAAGACATAAGCACATACATCATACCAGCAACCATGATTCCACCTTGAGCATATGCTAAATCTCCATATATTTCGCCAACAGATATAATAACAGGTATAAAAGCAAAACTTGAACCTAAAAATACCGGCACTTTACCCTTTGTACATAAATGAAAAATAAGGGTTCCAATACCGGCACATACAAGTGCAACCGAGCTGTTCATTCCTGTTAATATTGGTACTAAAACAGTAGCGCCAAACATAGCAATAAGATGCTGAGCTGCAAGTATTATTCTTTTTAATTGATTAAATGCTGTACTTACTGATTGAGTGTTAACTTCTGAAACATTAATAGCTTTTTCTGACATTATCTTTTCCTCCTTATGATTACGTGCGAGGAGAAAGACTATATTTTCTCCCCTTTTCAGCCTCCCTGGACTGATTTAAAAGGTTAACATTATATTACTCATTTATTGAAACATAGTTTTTGCCATCAACATCTTCAATGCTGACTTTAATAACCTCTAGCTTTGATGTAGGGACATTCTTTCCTACATAATCTGCTCTTATCGGTAGCTCCCTATGGCCTCTATCGATTAAAACAGCTAGCTGAATAGTAAGAGGTCTTCCCACATCCATAATAGCATCAAGTGCTGCTCTTACAGTTCTTCCTGTATATAGCACATCATCTACTAATACAATGATTTTTTTTGTCACATCAAATCCCAAATTGGATTCCTTTACGACAGCTTGATCAGCTTTTTCAGATAAATCATCTCTATAAAGTGAAATATCAAGCTCGCCAACAGTGACTTTTTTACCTTCAATTTGTTCTATTTTTTTTGCAATTCTCTTGGCAAGTGGGACTCCTCTAGTTTTAATTCCTACTAGAGCTACCTCATCTACACCTTTGTTTTTTTCAATAATTTCATGGCCAATTCTAGTTATTGCTCTATCCATAGCCTTGTCATCCATAATAAGAGCTTTTTCTTGCATCTTATCCCTCCTTTAATGGATTTTTTGAAGCCTCCATTAAATTCTCTAATGATTATACCTTTTTACTACAGTTTAATCAAGTAAAAATCTTTGCAAAAATGATTTAAAAATTTCTGGCTCTTCTTTTTCAAATAACATAAACTCACCAGTTACTGGATGAACAAAGCCAAGGGTCTTAGCATGAAGAAGCTGTCCTTGGGCTTTAAACTTAGAGTTATGAGGACCATATAGGGTGTCCCCAACAAGTGGAAGTCCTTTACTTGCCATATGCACTCTAATCTGATGTGTTCGTCCTGTTTCTAGATTTGCCATAGCATACGAATAGTTTTCATTAGACTTTATTTTTGTTATATGAGTCACAGCATGTTTGCCATCGCTTACAACAGCCATCTTCATTCTGTCTCTTGGATTTCTTCCTATTGGTGCATCTATTGTAAATTCATCTGCCTTTATATTGCCATGGCATATAAAGGTATACGTTCTTTGAACTGTGTGCTCCTTAAGCTGCTCACTTAGTCCTCTATGGGCTATATCACTTTTAGCAATCATAAGTAGGCCAGATGTATCCTTGTCAATCCTATGTACTATTCCAGGGCGAATTATTCCATTTATAGACGAAAGCTGCCCTTTGAAATGATACATAAGAGCATTTACGAGGGTATGATTTGCATTTCCAGCTCCAGGATGAACTACCATTCCTCTTTCCTTATATACAACAGCTAAATCTTCATCTTCATATAAAATTTCTATAGGAATATCCTCTGCTTCAATAACCAGCTCTTTTGCTGGAGGAATTAAAATGCAAATGTTATCTAATTGAGCAACCTTGTAGCTTGATTTTTCTATCTTATCATTAACTGTAACTTTTTTATCTTTTATGAGTGACTGGATATAGGTTCTAGATAAATCACTAAGTGCAGATGAGATAAACACATCTAGTCTTAAGTCCTCTTCTTCCTCATCTACTATAAAATATTTTTTTTCTTCTATCATATTTTCTCCAAAATTTCTTTGTCCTTAATAATTAAAAAAATGAGCAAAATCCCACCGACTACAACGCAAATATCAGCAAAATTGAATACAAACTGCCAAATACCTCTAAAATCAAACATATCAACTACAAATCCAAGCCATATTCTGTCAATTAGATTTCCTATAGCCCCAGCAGTTATTATGCTTAAAACAAAGGTTAGCTTTTTATCTATATTTTTATTTTTTTTAGTAAAATAAATCATGTAGCCTACGACTAGCAATGTTATTAAAACAAAAAACCATGTTTTATTTTGAAGCATTCCAAAAGCTGCTCCTCTGTTTTCTACATAGGTAAAATGAAAAAAACCATCAATTACAGGATATGATTCAAATTTTGTGAGCTTTGTTCTGGAAATCCATTTTATAGCTTGGTCTATTATTATTAGAATGCTAATTAATGTAAAGTACATCTACTTTTTCCTTTCACCTATTCAAATCTTTTAGCTTGAACAAATCCTACTTTTCTATAAACCTTATCTAAAGTTTTTCTAGCCTTATTATGTGCCTTTGCTGCACCTTTTGCATAGATTTCCTCTAGATAGTCTTTATTCTCCATAAGATATTCATATTTTTCTCTTACAGGTCTTAGCCCTTCAACTATTACTTCTGCTGTTTCTCGCTTAAAATCACCATAGCCTTTACCCTCGTATTTACTTACTATAGCTTCAGTAGAATCTCCTGTAAAGGTTGAATATATGTTAATGAGATTCTTTATCCCTTTTTGCTCGTCGTTATAAGCAACAATACCTATAGAATCAGTTACAGCTCTTTTTATTTTGTTTGTGATAGCATCGGCAGAATCTAACATGAGAATCGTAGCATTAGGATTCTCATCTGATTTTGACATTTTTTGGCTCGGCTCCTGAAGACTCATAATTCTAGCTCCTTCTTTAGGTATAAAGCCTTCTGGAACTATAAAGGTATCGCTGTATCTAGAGTTGAATCTCTGTGCCAAGTCCCTTGCAAGCTCTAAGTGCTGTTTTTGGTCCTCTCCAACAGGAACTAGGTCAGTCGAATATAATAGTATATCGGCAGCCATAAGCACAGGGTAGGTAAATAAACCCGCATTTAAATTTTCAGCTTTTTTCTGAGATTTTTCTTTGAACTGAGTCATTCTATTTAGCTCTCCCATATAGGTCATTGTATTTAACACCCATGAAAGTTCTGCATGCTCAGGCACATGAGATTGAATAAATAAAGTGTTTTTCTCAGGATCAATTCCACTTGCAATATACTGAGCAAGCACATCTAATGTAGTTTTTCTCAAATCCTTTGGAACTTGGGGAACTGTTATGGCATGAAGGTCTACAACGCAGTAATAACAATTATATTCATCTTGTAATGCTACCCAATTTTTCATAGCTCCTAGATAATTTCCAAGAGTTAGTTTTCCAGATGGCTGCATGCCGCTAAATATAGTTTTTTTATCCAATTGTAATTCCTCCATTCTACTTAGTCAGCATATTGAGTATAAGTTTTTTTGAATTCTTTGCTGCTTCAAATACAAACTCATCGAAATTGCCTGGCGCTTCTCCGTTTGCTTTATCACTCATAGCTCTTATTACTAAAAATGGCATTTTATTAAGCATACAAACATGAGCTATGGCTGCTCCTTCCATTTCTGCGCAGTCTGCATTAAATTCTGTTTGAAGAGCATCTTTAAGCTCAGAGGAAGAAACGAATACGTCTCCTGATACCACTATGCCTTTTTTTACATATACATCCTTTAAATCTTTTGCCGCATCAGATGCCATATCTATTAGCTTATCATCAGCTATAAATACGCTCGAATCCATTCTTGGAATTACACCTTTTTTATGTCCAAAAGCAGTAACATCAAAGTCATGCTCAATAAGCTTAGTCGATAATACTATATCCCCTATTCCTAAATCATCAGCAATAGCTCCAGCTACTCCTATATTGATAATAGCCTTGACTTCAAATCTATCTATAAGTATTTGAGTACACATAGCCGCATTTACTTTTCCTATGCCTGAACGAACTACAACTAAATCGGTGTCATTGATTCTACCCATATAAAATGTAAGTCCAGCTATCTCTGAAACTGTTATATCATTCATGAGCTCTTTTACTAAAGTTATTTCTTCTTCCATTGCTCCTATTATGCCTATTTTATTCATACAAGCCTCCTAAAATTTACATTTATGATTTACTTTCTATTATAAGTATATTAATCCTTCAAAGTATATCATAAAATTAAATTTTTTGGATAAAATACTCTAAAATTCGTACTAAAATAGAGCAAAGATAATTATAATTGAATTTCCTTTGATTTTACTTTTTCTATTAGCTCCTCTACTTTTTGCTTTATGATATCTCTAGTCGTTCTATAGCCATCGATAGGTCCTCCTGACGGGTCATCCAGTCCCCAGTCCTGCATAAACTTATTTGGTACAAAAGGGCAAACTACATTGCAACCCATAGTAATTAATATGTCTAATTCATAAGGTATGTCTGATAGCAGTTTGGGTTTATGATTACTTATATCTACCCCAGCTTCTTTCATCACTTCTACGGCTAGTGGCTTTACTTCATGATACTCTTCAGTTCCAGCTGAGTACACTTCAAAAATATCAGAGCCTAATTCCTTTGCCCAGCCTTCTGCCATTTGGCTTCTACAAGAATTGTGAACACAGACAAATGCTAATTTATACTTCATAAGAGCCTCCTTCATATCGATAAAAATCGATTTATATTATTGTATATAGTATAGATAGATTTTGATATAATGTAAAGTGACTTTGTATTAAATAAGAATCCAAATTAAAGCAATTGGCTATTGCCCATTAGCCATTTAAACCTTTTGTATTTACA
The sequence above is a segment of the Acetoanaerobium noterae genome. Coding sequences within it:
- a CDS encoding arsenate reductase ArsC, with protein sequence MKYKLAFVCVHNSCRSQMAEGWAKELGSDIFEVYSAGTEEYHEVKPLAVEVMKEAGVDISNHKPKLLSDIPYELDILITMGCNVVCPFVPNKFMQDWGLDDPSGGPIDGYRTTRDIIKQKVEELIEKVKSKEIQL
- the trpS gene encoding tryptophan--tRNA ligase, whose translation is MEELQLDKKTIFSGMQPSGKLTLGNYLGAMKNWVALQDEYNCYYCVVDLHAITVPQVPKDLRKTTLDVLAQYIASGIDPEKNTLFIQSHVPEHAELSWVLNTMTYMGELNRMTQFKEKSQKKAENLNAGLFTYPVLMAADILLYSTDLVPVGEDQKQHLELARDLAQRFNSRYSDTFIVPEGFIPKEGARIMSLQEPSQKMSKSDENPNATILMLDSADAITNKIKRAVTDSIGIVAYNDEQKGIKNLINIYSTFTGDSTEAIVSKYEGKGYGDFKRETAEVIVEGLRPVREKYEYLMENKDYLEEIYAKGAAKAHNKARKTLDKVYRKVGFVQAKRFE
- a CDS encoding 5'-methylthioadenosine/adenosylhomocysteine nucleosidase — protein: MNKIGIIGAMEEEITLVKELMNDITVSEIAGLTFYMGRINDTDLVVVRSGIGKVNAAMCTQILIDRFEVKAIINIGVAGAIADDLGIGDIVLSTKLIEHDFDVTAFGHKKGVIPRMDSSVFIADDKLIDMASDAAKDLKDVYVKKGIVVSGDVFVSSSELKDALQTEFNADCAEMEGAAIAHVCMLNKMPFLVIRAMSDKANGEAPGNFDEFVFEAAKNSKKLILNMLTK